One window from the genome of Salvia splendens isolate huo1 chromosome 9, SspV2, whole genome shotgun sequence encodes:
- the LOC121746752 gene encoding protein FMP32, mitochondrial-like isoform X2 has translation MTLVLNVSMEYILQNVASKSEMQKVVMATEANLVKLKSEVQSYMDNNSSSLQGEDAKIRNDITKLHGELRHEIDKVTSAQRLDLNLERRRVDGELSDMRARTTDISNQLNNAVMANETNFVKLKSEVQSSLDQKFSPLQSKGEKLQNDIEKLSGELKHEIEKITAAQRLDLNLEKRRIDDKFSDVRAEITHLTNKLTETRAELTNLSSNFDRKLEIATLAMKADLATNKSDITKYFLGAIFSSSAFCIGILYRLFSKQ, from the exons ATGACTTTAGTTCTTAATGTCAGCATGGAATACATATTGCAAAACGTTGCCTCAAAATCTGAGATGCAGAAA GTTGTGATGGCAACTGAAGCAAATCTTGTAAAGTTAAAGTCTGAAGTGCAAAGTTACATG GACAACAATTCTTCGTCTTTGCAAGGTGAAGATGCGAAGATCCGAAACGATATTACCAAATTACATGGTGAACTAAG ACATGAGATTGACAAAGTTACTTCTGCACAACGTTTGGATTTGAATCTTGAAAGGAG GCGCGTCGATGGGGAGCTTAGTGATATGAGGGCTAGAACCACTGATATCTCCAACCAGCTCAATAAT GCTGTGATGGCAAATGAAACAAATTTTGTGAAGTTGAAGTCTGAAGTGCAAAGTTCCCTT GATCAGAAGTTCTCCCCATTGCAAAGCAAGGGTGAAAAGCTTCAAAATGATATCGAGAAATTAAGTGGTGAACTAAA GCATGAGATTGAAAAGATTACTGCAGCACAACGTTTGGATTTGAATCTTGAGAAAAG GCGCATCGATGACAAGTTTTCGGATGTGAGGGCTGAAATTACTCATCTGACAAACAAGCTTACTGAAACGAGGGCTGAGCTCACCAATCTCTCCAGCAATTTCGACCGGAAACTTGAAATT GCAACTCTTGCAATGAAGGCTGATCTAGCAACAAATAAGAGCGATATCACCAAATACTTTCTAGGGGCCATTTTCTCCTCATCTGCTTTTTGCATTGGAATATTATATCGTCTGTTTTCCAAACAATAA
- the LOC121746752 gene encoding mitochondrial calcium uniporter regulator 1-like isoform X1, with the protein MASCIRMIQSGIRLSKFRGINSVSMMISTVSYRTFSSNSPNQSPIYLFDTLALIRSLEAQGIHTKQAEAITSQMTLVLNVSMEYILQNVASKSEMQKVVMATEANLVKLKSEVQSYMDNNSSSLQGEDAKIRNDITKLHGELRHEIDKVTSAQRLDLNLERRRVDGELSDMRARTTDISNQLNNAVMANETNFVKLKSEVQSSLDQKFSPLQSKGEKLQNDIEKLSGELKHEIEKITAAQRLDLNLEKRRIDDKFSDVRAEITHLTNKLTETRAELTNLSSNFDRKLEIATLAMKADLATNKSDITKYFLGAIFSSSAFCIGILYRLFSKQ; encoded by the exons ATGGCTTCCTGCATTCGTATGATTCAATCTGGAATCCGATTGTCGAAATTTCGAGGCATTAATTCTGTTTCAATGATGATTTCTACAGTCTCCTATCGCACATTTTCGTCGAATTCGCCCAATCAAAGCCCTATATATCTCTTTGACACTCTTGCATTg ATTAGGAGCTTAGAAGCACAAGGCATCCATACAAAGCAGGCAGAGGCTATAACATCTCAAATGACTTTAGTTCTTAATGTCAGCATGGAATACATATTGCAAAACGTTGCCTCAAAATCTGAGATGCAGAAA GTTGTGATGGCAACTGAAGCAAATCTTGTAAAGTTAAAGTCTGAAGTGCAAAGTTACATG GACAACAATTCTTCGTCTTTGCAAGGTGAAGATGCGAAGATCCGAAACGATATTACCAAATTACATGGTGAACTAAG ACATGAGATTGACAAAGTTACTTCTGCACAACGTTTGGATTTGAATCTTGAAAGGAG GCGCGTCGATGGGGAGCTTAGTGATATGAGGGCTAGAACCACTGATATCTCCAACCAGCTCAATAAT GCTGTGATGGCAAATGAAACAAATTTTGTGAAGTTGAAGTCTGAAGTGCAAAGTTCCCTT GATCAGAAGTTCTCCCCATTGCAAAGCAAGGGTGAAAAGCTTCAAAATGATATCGAGAAATTAAGTGGTGAACTAAA GCATGAGATTGAAAAGATTACTGCAGCACAACGTTTGGATTTGAATCTTGAGAAAAG GCGCATCGATGACAAGTTTTCGGATGTGAGGGCTGAAATTACTCATCTGACAAACAAGCTTACTGAAACGAGGGCTGAGCTCACCAATCTCTCCAGCAATTTCGACCGGAAACTTGAAATT GCAACTCTTGCAATGAAGGCTGATCTAGCAACAAATAAGAGCGATATCACCAAATACTTTCTAGGGGCCATTTTCTCCTCATCTGCTTTTTGCATTGGAATATTATATCGTCTGTTTTCCAAACAATAA